One genomic segment of Bradyrhizobium diazoefficiens includes these proteins:
- a CDS encoding DUF1236 domain-containing protein, translating to MRRNYGHKHHAGAHVEQLHQPGADHPTLKPDQSAFEPGADQPTCEQSDAEREPTGFGHQSGAVPDGSNSTTTAQQPNSQQNTADRSSNTNVNASVNINDQQLTRISTSISHLNVQPLTNVNFSLLVGTVVPRDVRLQQLPAEVVEIVPQHRGYDFVLVKDEIVIVEPSSYKIVAVLPLDGGQRRSARQRSAIAIGKSAVNTPRRALSSWRSG from the coding sequence GTGCGCCGCAACTACGGGCACAAACACCACGCAGGCGCCCACGTCGAACAACTCCACCAGCCAGGCGCAGACCACCCAACCCTCAAACCAGACCAATCCGCCTTCGAACCAGGCGCAGACCAACCCACCTGCGAACAATCAGACGCAGAGCGCGAACCCACCGGCTTCGGACACCAATCAGGCGCAGTCCCCGACGGTAGCAATTCGACCACCACGGCCCAGCAGCCGAACAGCCAGCAGAACACGGCCGATCGCTCGTCGAATACGAACGTGAATGCGTCTGTAAATATCAACGATCAGCAGCTGACCCGGATCAGCACGTCGATTTCGCACCTGAACGTGCAGCCGCTCACCAACGTGAACTTCTCGCTGTTGGTCGGCACCGTCGTGCCGCGCGACGTTCGTCTTCAGCAACTACCGGCGGAAGTCGTCGAAATCGTGCCGCAGCACCGCGGCTACGATTTCGTTCTGGTCAAGGACGAGATCGTGATCGTGGAGCCCTCCAGCTACAAGATCGTCGCGGTCCTGCCGCTCGACGGCGGCCAACGGAGGAGCGCAAGGCAACGTTCAGCGATCGCGATAGGGAAGTCGGCCGTAAACACGCCAAGGCGCGCCCTGTCGAGCTGGAGAAGCGGGTGA
- a CDS encoding DUF1236 domain-containing protein, which yields MTTGSTVRTEIRTGARVLEGVEIEAFPEEVYRDAPTLREYRYINRDSHTYIVEPHERRIIEEID from the coding sequence GTGACCACCGGCAGCACGGTCCGGACCGAAATCCGCACCGGCGCGCGCGTGCTGGAGGGCGTTGAGATCGAAGCGTTTCCGGAAGAGGTGTATCGGGATGCTCCGACCCTGCGGGAGTACCGGTACATCAACCGCGACAGCCATACCTACATCGTCGAACCCCATGAGCGTCGCATCATCGAAGAAATCGACTGA